The following coding sequences lie in one Deltaproteobacteria bacterium genomic window:
- the boxB gene encoding benzoyl-CoA 2,3-epoxidase subunit BoxB produces MTTPNVDLDGKIPNNVGLADDVKLRRALETWLPQYLEWWNDMGPSDFADKPVFLRTAVSVEPGGWAHYDYVKMPDYRWGIFLDPSPEAALIKCGDDTGKPAWADVPGEHRNTLRRIIVTQADTEPASVEQQRMLGHIAPSLYDLRNLFQVNVEEGRHLWAMVYLLHKFFGRDGRDEADELLLRRSGNPDKPRILGAFNQPCDHWLSFFAFTMFTDRDGKYQLAALSESGFDPLARTTQFMLTEEAHHLFVGETGMDRIVKRSAELQKLDKNGDVRNQGGIDFDLIQRTINYWYTYSLDLFGGEISSNASTFFATGLKGRYREDQYSDHRAIDGSYRMPVVESGKLIEQDVPVRNAMNEVLRDAYVADCERALRKWNKTLEAAGSPTRLSLPSRRFHRHQGIYAESSFDPAGNLISREEYEANKHKWILVPEDNAYLLSIMKPCYEPGKFANWIAAPNKGIEGKPVEFEYVRLD; encoded by the coding sequence ATGACGACTCCGAATGTCGATCTCGATGGCAAGATCCCCAACAACGTGGGGCTCGCCGACGATGTGAAGCTCCGCCGCGCGCTCGAGACCTGGCTGCCGCAGTACCTCGAGTGGTGGAACGACATGGGCCCCAGCGACTTCGCCGACAAGCCGGTGTTCCTGCGCACCGCCGTGTCGGTCGAGCCCGGCGGCTGGGCCCACTACGACTACGTGAAGATGCCCGACTACCGCTGGGGCATCTTCCTCGACCCGAGCCCCGAGGCCGCGCTCATCAAGTGCGGCGACGACACCGGCAAGCCCGCATGGGCCGACGTGCCGGGCGAGCACCGCAACACCCTGCGCCGCATCATCGTCACGCAGGCCGACACCGAGCCGGCCAGCGTCGAGCAGCAGCGCATGCTCGGGCACATCGCACCCAGCCTCTACGACCTGCGCAACCTGTTCCAGGTCAACGTCGAGGAGGGCCGTCACCTGTGGGCGATGGTCTACCTACTGCACAAGTTCTTCGGCCGCGACGGTCGCGACGAGGCCGACGAGCTGCTGCTGCGGCGCTCGGGCAACCCCGACAAGCCGCGCATCTTGGGCGCGTTCAACCAGCCCTGCGACCACTGGCTGTCGTTCTTCGCGTTCACGATGTTCACCGACCGCGACGGCAAGTACCAGCTCGCGGCGCTCTCGGAGAGCGGCTTCGATCCGCTCGCCCGCACCACGCAGTTCATGCTCACCGAGGAGGCCCACCACCTCTTCGTCGGTGAGACCGGCATGGACCGCATCGTGAAGCGCTCGGCCGAGCTGCAGAAGCTCGACAAGAACGGCGACGTCCGCAACCAGGGCGGCATCGACTTCGACCTCATCCAGCGCACGATCAACTACTGGTACACGTACAGCCTCGACCTGTTCGGCGGCGAGATCTCGAGCAACGCCTCGACCTTCTTCGCCACCGGCTTGAAGGGTCGCTACCGCGAGGACCAGTACTCCGATCACCGCGCCATCGACGGCAGCTACCGCATGCCGGTGGTCGAAAGCGGCAAGCTCATCGAGCAGGACGTGCCGGTGCGCAACGCGATGAACGAGGTCTTGCGCGACGCCTACGTCGCCGATTGCGAGCGAGCGCTGCGCAAGTGGAACAAGACCCTCGAGGCCGCCGGCTCGCCCACGCGCCTGTCGCTGCCCAGCCGTCGCTTCCACCGTCACCAGGGCATCTACGCCGAGAGCAGCTTCGATCCCGCGGGCAACCTCATCAGCCGCGAGGAGTACGAGGCCAACAAGCACAAGTGGATCCTGGTGCCCGAGGACAACGCGTACCTCTTGTCGATCATGAAGCCCTGCTACGAGCCGGGGAAGTTCGCCAACTGGATCGCCGCGCCGAACAAGGGCATCGAGGGCAAGCCGGTCGAGTTCGAGTACGTCCGCCTCGACTAG